The nucleotide sequence AAGGCTGCGACCGGGTCGGAGAAGGTGGCCGACTCGGCGGCGACGATGAGATCCATCGGCCACAGCAGCATCAGGCCGCCGGCTATGGAGCGGCCCTGCGCGGCGGCGATCGTCGGTTTGGGCAGGTCCCTCCACCGTCGGCAGAGCCCCAGGTAGGCTTCGCACTCGAAGGCATGCCTGCCTTCGACTCCGTCGGCGTCGAAGGCCCCCTCCATCGTGGCGACCGGTGGCCCGGGGATCGGGACGTCGGCCTCGGTGAGGTCGTGGCCGGCGGAGAAGTCGGGGCCGTTGGCCGCCAGGACGATCACCTTGACCTGCCGGTCCGTGGCGGCGGCGCTCAGCGCGGCGTCGAGCTCGTAGAGCAGCGCCGGGTTCTGGGCGTTGCGCCGCTCCGGCCGGTTCAGGGTCACCCGAGCGATGTCGGGCTCCGGGTGGTCGACGAGGACCAGCTGAGCACTCACGTCGAGCTCCGGTCGGTGAGCGGGCGGTCCGGGGACAGGTACTTCTCCTTGAGCAGGCGTTTGAAGATCTTGCCGGTGTCCTCGCGGGGGAGCTCCTCGACGAGGACGACCTCGCGCGGCACCTTGTAGCGCGCCAGACGCGAGGAGACGTGGTCACGGATGTCCTCGGCCGCGAGCGTCGCCCCGGGGAGGGGCTGGACGTGGGCGGCGATCGCCTCGCCCATGTCGGAATCCGGGATGCCGAAGACGGCGACGTCGGCGACTCCGTCGAGATCGTGCAGGCATGCCTCGATCTCGGCCGGGTAGATGTTCACCCCGCCGGAGATGACCATGTCGTTCTGCCGGTCGGCGAGATAGAGGTAGCCGTCCACGTCGAGATGCCCGATGTCGCCCAGGGTGAGGTAGCCCTCTTGCTCCATGCCCCGGCGTTTGGCGTCGTCGTCGATATAGGTGAAGTCGGGCCATCCGGAGAACGGTCTGCCGTAGACGATGCCGTCCTCGCCGGTCGGTAGCTCGGTGCCGTGCTCGTCGAGGATGCGCACGTCGGCGTCCAGCACCGGTCGCCCGACGGTGCCCGGGCGGGTCAGGGCCTCGGTCGAGTCGCAGGCGGTGAAGGCGCCGATCTCCGCGCCGCCGTAGTACTCGTGGACGATCGGTCCCAGCCAGTCGATCATGGCTGCCTTGACCTGCGGTGGGCACGGTGCGGCGGCGTGGACGATCGCGGTCAGCGACGACAGGTCGTACGAGCGGCGAACCGGTTCCGGCAGCTGGAGGAGGCGGACGAACATCGTCGGCACCATCTGCACCGTCGTCACCCGGTGCTGTTCGACCAGCCGGAGGAACCCCTCGGCGTCGAACCGGGGCATGACGTGCACGTCCATCCCCATCGCCAGGGAGAACACCGCGTGCGCATTGGGCGCCGAGTGGTACAGCGGCGCCGGGACGAGCGTCGTTGCTCCCTCGCGGAGATGGAACAACGAGGCCACGTTCGCCAGCGCGGTCGGCCGGTCCCGGGGTGGGATGGGATCCCGGAGGACGCCCTTCGCGGATCCGGTCGTGCCCGAGGTGTAGATCACGGCCATCGGTGCCGGTGGGGCCTGCTCGGTCCATGGCTCGTTGGCGCCGATCAGATCCTCGAGCGTCGGCACCCGGCGGGTCGGCGGCCGCGTCGGCAGCCGGTACGCGGCGCGGACCGCGTCCGGCTCGACGGCCTCGATGATCGACAGGTCGGGTGCCTGCGCGGCCACCACCGGCAGGAGATCGCCGTGCACGACGGCCAGGCGGGACCGGCTGTTCTCCAGCGCGTGCGCGAGATCGTCTCCGGTCCAGTGCCAGTTGAGCGGGACCGGTACCGCGCCGATGCGCCCGGCCGCGAGGGTGACCTCGAGGAACGCGGTCTCGTTCCGCATGAGCAGCGCGATGCGGTCTCCCGCACCGACCCCCGCTGCGCGGAGGCCCGTCGCCAGCCGTGCGGCACGGCCCTGCACCTCGCCGTGCGTGCGGGACTCCTCGCCGGTCCAGATCCTCGGCTCGTCGGACATCGGTTCTCTCCTGCCGTAGATGCACCAGGGACTGCTGGTCAGTGGAAGTCGGACGCCACCGGCGTGAACGGGATTCGCGTGCCCCAGTCGGTCATCGCCCGTCCCAGCAGCTCGTTGAAGCTCATGCCCTCGATGTAGGCGGTGTTGTCGAGGTCGTCGAGCACGGCCGGGGGAGCGTCGGCGACGGTGGTGCCGGACAGCTCGGCCCATTTCTGGCTGAAGTTGCGGAACCGACGGGTCGTGAGCTGTGGGCCGATCACGTTGGCGGGATCGGCCATGGCCTCCTCGGAGGTCACGAAGAGCACGCCGTGGGAGGCGAGCCGTCCGAGGATGCGGTCGAGCGTCGCACCGGCCACGGCTGTGCCGTGGACGAGCAGGATGTGTGCGGGTGAACGACCCAGCGCTGCGGCGGTGGCCGCTGCCTGGTTGCGGACCTGGTCCACCGCGGTGTCGACGAGCTTGTCCTCCAACCACCGCACCGCCTCGTGGTCTCCCAGCGACACCGCACGGTTGTGGGCCGCCATGAACTGGGCGTCCCAGAACCACAGCGTCACCGGTGAGGACAGGAATCCGGTCCTGGTCAGGTGCGCCTGGACCTCGCGGGTCTTGTCGACGGTGTCACCCTCCATCGCAAAGGCGTACCGGAAGTAGCGCGTGGGAGCGGCGTCGATCCACCGCCGGAGGATCCGCTCGCTCGCGTCGATGTCCTTGATGTAGGTATCGGTGTCCAGCCAGTTCAGGCTGATGTGCTGGTGGGTGTGGTTGCCGACGTGATGACCCGCTGCGCACCAGTCGTCGAGGATGTCGAGATCGGCGGGCCTGGCCTCGGTCGGCATCGTGCCGTTGAACGCGTAGACCCCGGGGACTCCGTGCGCGGCGAACGCATCGATCATCCGCTTCGACACCGACTGCGGGCTTGTGCCCCTCGGCGAACGGGATACCCATCCACTGGAACTGGTCGTCGACCGTGACGGCGACCTTCAGGCCGGCGAGCGGGTCGGTCGTGGGATCGTTCATCGAACACTCCTTCGGGTTGACCAGAGGGATGCTGCCGCGAGGTCGGCGGCGCGCCTATATCCGGTTCGCCCACACAGCGATGTGGCGCCGACACACACCTGCTCGGAGCAGCGTGGACCTGCACCCGGCCGGGAGACATACTTCGGCCATGGCAGACCCGGAGACCCGCTCTGCTCCTGAGGCGCTGGAGCCCTTCGTCCGTTGGCTCGACCTGCACGGAGCGGTCCGCTTCGCCGGACTCGCCGATCAACTCTGCTCCGAGATCCCCGCGCTCGGAACCGACACCGAGTCCGTCACGGCCATGCGGGCGTCCGTGCTCTCCCATCTCGGCGTCATGCGGCAATCGCTGCTCGGCGTGGACGGGCATCCGGCGCTCCCGCGGGAGGCCCGCGACTTCGCTCGCCGGATGGCCACCCGCAACACTCCGCTGTCGGCGGTGCTGCGGTCCTACGAGCTGGGACATGCCGCCGTGTGGAACGCATTCACCGACTACCTCCGCGGCCAGGAGGAATGGCCGATCTCCCGTCGCGCCACGGTGCTGGAGGACGGCTCGGTCCGGCTGTTCGCCTACATGCAGGCGATGACCGGACAGACGATCGAGGTGTACAACGCGATTCGCGACGAGATCGAGAAGAGTGCCCATTTCGGGCGTAGCGAGATCGTCCGCGAAGTGCTCGCCGGATCGGGCGGAACCGCCGAGCTCGAGCAGCTCCTCGGCTACCGCGTGGACGACCTGCACATCGGCTACGTCGCCCGGAGCTCCGAACCCGCCCGTTCCGCCGAGGTCGCCGAGGCCGTCCGCCGCGAGATGCAGCCACTCGCCCGGCAGCACCTGGCGGTGTCGCAGGACCCCGAGACCGTGCACGGATGGTTCACGCCGATCGATGACACCGCGTTCGCCGTACTGGGAGGTCGGGAGCCGTCGGGCCCGCTCCGGATCGCCTTCGGCAGCCCTCGCCGGGGTCATACCGGATTCATCGTGACCCACCAGGAAGCCCTGCTGGTCGCGGGTTCCGGGCTCCTCTCACGCCGATCCTGCGTGCTCCGGTTCCCGGACGTCGCGGTCACCTTGCTCGCGTCCCGCGACAGTGCGCTCATGACGCGTTTTGTGGACGACCATCTCGGCCCGCTCATCCGCCACGACGACGCCGAGCGGCTGATCGACACTCTGCGGCTGTATCTCGACAGTCTCGGCAGCCCCAGGCACTGCGGCCGCGTGCTCGGAGTGCACCCCAACACCGTCATACAGCGAGTGCAGCGTGCCGAGGTCATCCTCGGCCGGCCCGTCAGCCCCTCCGACCTCTCGCTGAGGGTAGCCCTGCACCTCATCGAGATGACGACGGCTGAGCAGCTGCTCGGATGACGCCGGTAATCTGCGGTCGTCGTCGGCGGACCTGAACTCATCAGGACAGCCACGGGACTTGACCCTCCACGCCCAGAGGGTGCGGCATGGCCTTGCAGACTGCGAGTTTCACCCCGGCAGTGGGCGGGCGCTCGGGTTGTCGCTCGACTCCGGCGAGATACCTCCGCCGCGGGCAGTGACGATTGCCGCAGTGCGCGATCCAGTGGAAAACGAGGGGCGCCAGAAGCACCGCCTTCGAATCGACGACGTCGAGGACCGGTGGATCCCGCACCGACGTTGACGGCGCTCGGTTCCTCGAGGCCCGCGGTCCGCGAGCAACTGCTCATCGAAGATGATGCAGTCATCACTTCTGTGATTGGATGGGTGGTGTGGTGGAACCGGCGAACCGTCAGGGTCGGCGCAAGGCGCGCACGCGTGCCGCGCTGGTCGGCGCGGCTCGGCAGCTGCTCTCGACGCGGCACCCTGCGGAGATCAGCATCCAGGAGATCACCGACCTCGCCGACGTCGGTTTCGGTTCCCTCTACGGCCACTTCCAGTCCAAGACGGAGTTGTTCGAGGTCGCCGTCGCCGAGGTCCTCGACGAGCATGGAGCGTTGCTGGAGGTCGCCCTGGCCGACATCGAGGACCCGGCCGAGGTCTTCGCCGCGGGCGTCCGCCTGACCGGTCGCCTGCCCCGCAGCTATCCGCAGATCGCGGAGATCACCATGCGGACCGGCCTGGACTACCTGCACTCGCCGAGCGGGATCGGGCCGCGCGCCCTGCGTGATCTCGAGCGCGCGCACGCCGCGGGCCGGTTGCGGCTCGAGGACCCGGAGCTGGCACTGCATTGCACCGCGGGGTCGCTGATCGCCGCACTCCACCTCGTCTCCCGCGATCCGCAGCAGGCCGACCGGATCGCCGACGAGCTCGCGGTCACCATGTTGCGGATGTTCGGGATGGACGACGGAGAGGCCCGCGAGGTCGTGGGGCGCCCGCTGCCCACGGTGCCGCAGGACCTGCCGGCCTGACGTCGTCGCAGCGGCGCTGCTGAGTCCGGCCGCGTCCTCGCCCTGCGGACTCAGGCGACGGACGCGCGTCGATCTCCGGGTTCCGATTACACCAGCGCTCCCGGAAAGGCTTCACCCGGCGTCGGCGGGCTCGGCTCACTGCGCTCGTCCCGGGGCCGGACGCGGTCGCGCCATGTTTCTGATGAAGACATCAGTTTTGATGGCTCGCTTGACAGGCCGACCGGTATAGCTGATGCTTTCATCAGAAACGGTGGAGGGATCGAGATGACCGCACAGGCCGAGAGCGACCGTCCGGACGCGCACGGAGACGTGCACGACGGTCTGCACAGCGAGCAGGGCGCGATCCGCGGCGACCGGCCGCACCGCGCCACGAACCCGGTGATCAAGGTCGAGGACATCGCCTGGCTGGAGTTCGAGAAGCCCGACCTCGACGCCGCGGAGCGGTTCGCCCACGACTTCGGCTTCGTCACCGCGGCCCGGACCGCGGACACGCTCCACCTGCGCGGTGCGCTGGCCGGCACGCAGTGCGTCGTGATCCGCCGGGGGCGGGGATCGCGCTTCGTCGGGCCGACGTTCCGGGCCGCCGACGTCGCCGACGTGCACCGGCTGGCGAAGGCGACGAACGGCGCGGCGTACGAGCTCCGGGAGCCCGGCGGTGGTGTCGGGGTCGACCTGGTCGACCCGTCGGGCGTCCCGCTGCGCGTCGTCGCCGGTGTGGCCGAGCTACCGGCGCTGCCGCTGCAGCGGCCCCTGACGGTGAACGCGGGCGGCGCGGTCGAGCGCGCGAACGCGACGCAGCGGCCGCCGCGGGAGCCGGCCCGCATCGAGCGGCTCGGCCACGTGGTGCTGGAGTCGGCCCGGTTCACCCAGGCACTCGACTGGTACCAGCAGCACCTGGGCCTGATCGTGAGCGACTTCCTGTACTTCCCGGGGCAGCGCGACCGGGGCCCGACGATGGCGTTCATCCGCTGCGACCGCGGCGCCACCCCCACCGACCATCACACCTTGGCCATGACGCTGGGCCCCGGCCGCACGTACATCCACTCGGCCTACCAGGTCGCCGATCTCGACGCGCTCGCCGCCGGCGGCGAGTACCTGACGGAGCACCGCTACAAGCGCTCCTGGGGCATCGGCCGGCACATCGAGGGCAGCCAGATCTTCGACTACTGGCGTGACCCGGACGGGTTCCTGGTCGAGCACTTCACCGACGGCGACATGTTCGACAACACCCTCGAGCCGGGCTGGACGCCGATGACCGCCAGCGGCCTGGCCCAGTGGGGGCCCGCGGTGACCCGGGACTTCCTCGAGGTCAACCCGTCGATGATCAAGCAGATCGTGTCGGCCCTCACGGCCGGCGACAACGAGTTCACCGCCCGGCGGCTGCTGGGCATGATCTCGATGTCCCGTTCGTGAGCACCAGCCGGAGACCGGAGGAGCGACGACCATGAGCACGAACCTGATCCGCTACGACGACGGCTGGGGCGTGGTCCGCGGCGACGACGTCCTGCCGTTGCCGGGCGAGTACGCCACCACGGCCGAGGTGCTCGGGGAGGGGGTGAAGGCCGCCCGCGAGCTGCTGGCCGACCCGGACGCCCCGTCCGTCCCGCTCGTCGACGTCACCCCGCTCAACCCGCTGCCGGGTGCGCGGGTGTACTGCCAGGGCGCGAACTACCGCTCGCACATGGTCGAGTCGGGAATGGACCCGGACCGCGCCTTCAACATGCTGTTCACGAAGTCGACGGCGTCGCTGTCCGGTGCCCACGACGACATCGTCACCCCGCCCCACGTCCGGCTGCTGGACTACGAGGTCGAGCTGGGCCTGGTCATCGGCGCCCCCGTCACCGGGCCCGTCACGGTCACCGGAGCCGACCTCCCGGACTACGTCGGGGCGTTCGTCGTGGCCAACGACGTCAGCGCGCGCGACGTCCAGCTGCCGCAGGGCCAGTGGTACAAGGGCAAGAGCTACCGCACGTTCTGCCCGGTCGGCCCGTACCTGTGTGTGCCCGAGCGGGCCGAGGTCGCGCGCTGGCCCGAGCTGCGCCTGGCCCTGACGGTCAACGGCGAACGGCGGCAGGGATCGCTCGCCGGCGACATGGTGTTCGAGCCCGCCGCGACGCTGACGGAGTTCTCGCAGCTCGAGACGTTCGCGGTCGGTGACGTCATCCTCACCGGCACGCCCGGCGGGGTCGCGATGCAGCCCCCGGGCGCGGTCACGCAGAAGATCGCGGGCCTGCTGCCCGAGGCCAGGCGGTGGGAGCTGTTCGTCCGGACCCAGGCCCGCAGCCGCGCCTACCTCAAGCCGGGCGACCGCGTGGCCGCCTCGATCCGCACTGACGACGGGGCCCTCGACCTGGGTGTCCAGAAGAACACGGTGGTCTAGTCATGGAGCACGTGCCCGTCGTGGTCGTCGGATGCGGCCCCACCGGCGCCAGCGCGGCGATCATGCTCGGGCGGCGCGGCATCGGCACGCTCGTCCTGGAACGCTGGCCCGAGGTCTACCCGCTGCCCCGCGCCGTCCACTTCGACGACGAGGTCTTCCGCGTCTTCGCGTCGATGGGACTCCAGGAGCAGGTCCGGGCGATCTCCCGGCCCGCCCCGGGCATGCGCCTGACCGACTGGCGGCAGAACGTGCTCGCCGACTTCCGTCGCGACACGACCGGGCGCGTGCACGGCTACCCCGAGGCGAACATGTTCGACCAGCCCGACCTGGAGGGCGTGCTGCGCGAGGCCCTCACCGGGTACGAGTGCGTCCGCTTCGAGGGCGGTGTCGAGGTCGTCGAGATCACGCAGGTCCACGGCGACGCCGGGCCGGTGCGCGTGCGCTACCGCGACACCGCCACCGGAACCGTGCACGAGGTCTCCGCCGATGCGGTGCTGGGCTGCGACGGCGCCAACAGCACGACCCGCTCCGCGGTCGGTGCGCAGATGGAGGACCTCGGCTTCGAGCAGCGGTGGCTCGTCGTCGACGTCGAGTCCCCGGAGCCGCTCGACCTCTACGACGGCGTGCAGCAGGTCTGCGACAACCACCGCGCCGCCACGTTCATGCAGGTCACCCCGACGCGGTACCGCTGGGAGTTCCAGCTGCGGCCCGACGAGCTGCCCGGGGACGGCGACGACGCGATGGTCCTCGAGCTCACCCGGCCATGGTTGGCCGACGCCGACCCCGACCGGCTGACCTTCCTGCGCCGGACCACCTACACCTTCCGCGGCGTCGTGGCCGACCGGTGGCGCAACGGACGGCTGTTCCTGCTCGGCGACGCCGCGCACCAGACCCCGCCGTTCATCGGCCAGGGGATGTGCGCGGGCATCCGCGACGCGGCCAACCTCGTCTGGAAGCTCGCCCTTGTCCTCACCGGACGGGCCGAGGACCGGATCCTCGACACCTACGAGGCCGAGCGCCGCCCGTACGCCCGCCACGCGGTCCGGCTCGCCATCTCGGTCGGCACCCTGATGACCGGTGGCCCGGCGCCGGCGACCCGCGCGCGCAACGCCGCGATCCGCACGATCAGCCGGTTCCTCGGGGCCGAGGACAAGCTCGTCGCGAAGCAGTGGCCGACCTTCGGACCCGGCCCGCTCGTGCACGACGCCGGCCGGCGCGGCAAGCGCACCGGTGACGTGTTCGGCCAGCCGCACATCGGCGGCACGCGCCTGGACGACCTGACCGGGGAGGGCTGGGCGATCGTGCACCGCGGCCCGGACCGCACCGCCGCGTTCGATCCGGAGACCAGGGCGTTCTTCGAGGAGCTCGGCGCCGGCGTCGTGCGCGTGTCCGACACCGACACCGCGGCGCTGGCCCTGCTCGACCACCTGCGCGCCGACGCCGTGCTGCTGCGCCCGGACCGCATCGTTGCGGCCGCCGCCGACACTCCCGACCTCCGTGTGTGGCGCCGCCGGCTCGTCGCCGCGGGTATCGCACTCACCCGCTGACCATGAGGGCGAACAGCGATTCCGCTGGTCAAAGTGTAGTGCCCCGGCAGTAGCGCCCCGGCAGTGTCAAATTTCAGGTCTAGAACTGACGGAGAGGGTTGACACCTGGGTCTCTTGATCATTAGGAGATCTATATCGATCAAGTCCGCTCGGGGAGCAGAGCCACCAGCGATCGCTGATCGGACTCGTCGAGGTCATCGGCATCGTGAGCTTGGCCCCCTGCACCTCCCTGGCGGACCGGGTCCGCCTCAGGTGACGTGTCCGGTGTCAGGGGGTCAAGCTCAATCACCGTATCCGCGATGGCGTCGAAGTAGCCGCTCAGGCCGCGGCGGTACTCGGCCTGCGCGGCGGTGCCGTGCTGGCCGGCGTCGGAGACGAGTGCGGCCGAGGGGCATCCGGTCTCGGGGTGGTCGCGGTGCTCGGCGTCGACGTACTGGTCGACGATGCCGTGCAGGGCTGCGCGCCGAGCCGGGGGCGCCGCGCGGATGGCGGCACAATGCGGTGGTTGCGCATCAGCCTACGTCGTCGAAGTTACGGGCGAAGAGTCTTGTAGGACAATAACGTCGCAGTACGGCGGAGCAATGAAGTGACGAGGCGTCGGCGCGAACCCGGGCGTGGGTCAGTGCGCGGTTTCGGAGGTGCGGAGTGCTTCCTCGAGCCGGCGGGATCCGGGTCCTGCCAGCCAGCGATCGAAGGTCAGCAGGTCGGGGAAGGCAGCGCGCAACGTGTCCAGGTCGGCAGCTCCGGCCAGCCTGCCGTCCTCCGCCAGAACCGCCAGCCGCCCGAGGACCTCGTCCTGCTGCCGCAGCGAGGCCGGAAGGCGGGTGTAGCCGATCGGCCGTCCCGCGGCCCGTGTCAGCTTCGCGGCGAGCTCGCGGCCGGTCAGAGCGTCGCCCGCGATGTCCAGGGTGCGGCCCGCGTAGTGGCCGGGGGCCCCGAAGGCCCCGGCGACGATCCGGCCGATGTCGCGCACGGCGATGAACTGGTGAGTCCGGTCAGGACTGGTCAGGAAGCTCAGGCCTCCCCGGTCGAGCCCGGTTCCCGGGCCGAGCAGGAGCTCCATGAAGGTGGCCGGCCGCACGACCGTGGTGGCAACACCCAGAGTCTGCAGGTGGGCCTCGACGCGGCTCTTGGTGTCGAGGTGGGCGACGCCGGTGGAGGTCGGTCCGGCGGCGGCCGTGGAGCTGTAGATGAGATGGGCGATACCACTCTCCTCGGCGATGTCGCCGACCGTCGTGCCGAAGCGGACCTCGTCGTCGTCGGTCACCACGGCGCCGGCCTGGCCCGAGTTCGGCTGAACGCTGAACACGCCGTGTGCGCCGACGAAGGCGGCGCGGAGCGTGTCCGCATCGGCGAGATCGCCGGGCACGGTCTCGACACCCGCGTCGGCGAGCGACCGTGCCCGGCGGCTCGAGGGGTCGCGGACGAGCGCGCGCACCGTCCAGTGGTCGGTCCGCAGCGCCGCGGCGACCGATCCTCCCTGTTGTCCGGTGGCGCCCAGGACGACGATGGTCTTCTTCGCGTGATCGATCATGCCGGTACGCTAGGACCTGACGTGGGCGTCAGGGGCAAGTCGCGATCTGGACCGGTCGGGAGGTCGGAGTGCGGATCGGGGAGGTCGCCGCGCGGGCGGGGGTCAGTGTCCGGGCTCTGCGTTACTACGAGCAGCAGGGCCTGCTGCACTCCACGCGTAACCCCGCCAGACAGCGCGTGTACCCGGCGGGCGCCGTCGAACGGGTCAGACTGATCCAGCGGCTCTACTCCTCGGGGCTGCCCAGCAGGACCATCCGCGACGTGCTTCCCTTCGCTGACTCCGGCGAGGTGGCACCCGAGTTGGTCGACCTCCTCGAAGCGGAACGTGACCGGCTCGACCAACGGATGAGAGAACTGCAGGAGGCGCGCGAGCGGCTGCACGTGTGCATCTCCGAAGCGCTGCGAGAGGACTTTCCGCCGTCCTGATCGCTGCAGCCGACAGCGCCGTCACGGACGATCATCGCTCGCACATCAGTCGTTGTCGGCGTCTTCGAAGATCAGGAAGAGCAATGCTCGAGACCAGCTCCCGGCACTTCTGTAGACGAGCGTAGAAGCGCTCCAGCAGCTCGGCGTCGAGCTTGCCGGCCTGGAGGATCCCGAAGGTCGGCAGCACGTAGAGGCGAATCAGGTCGTCGTACCGCTCGCGGGTCGTGGTCTGGAGGTCCGCGACCTCCAGCCACTGCGCGACGGACTGGCCGACGGTGATCGACGACTTGGGTTGCTTGTTCTCGTCGACCTGGCGCTGGAGCTTGGTGAGCAGCTTCGTCGCCTCGGCGTGCGTACGCGCCGTCTCTCGGATCCGTCGCTCGCGGCCGGACTGCGGGTTCAGGCCGGCGAACACGACGGCGCGGAAGGAGCCGCTCGGCAGCTCCTCGATGTGGCCGGGTGACCTGCGCTTTCGCGGGGGCATGCAGCGGAACGCCGAGCGGATTCGTTCCACGATCCGTTCCACGGCGTGGATCCGTCCGCACCTGTGAACAGCGTTTCCGCTGGTCAGGTGGTGGTGCCCCCGGCAGGATTCGAACCTGCGACACCCGCTTTAGGAGGCCGGGCCGGTGTGTGATCCGCACCGGCCCCGGCGGTACTACCGGGGCCTGAGGTTCTCGGG is from Pseudonocardia autotrophica and encodes:
- a CDS encoding fumarylacetoacetate hydrolase family protein, producing MSTNLIRYDDGWGVVRGDDVLPLPGEYATTAEVLGEGVKAARELLADPDAPSVPLVDVTPLNPLPGARVYCQGANYRSHMVESGMDPDRAFNMLFTKSTASLSGAHDDIVTPPHVRLLDYEVELGLVIGAPVTGPVTVTGADLPDYVGAFVVANDVSARDVQLPQGQWYKGKSYRTFCPVGPYLCVPERAEVARWPELRLALTVNGERRQGSLAGDMVFEPAATLTEFSQLETFAVGDVILTGTPGGVAMQPPGAVTQKIAGLLPEARRWELFVRTQARSRAYLKPGDRVAASIRTDDGALDLGVQKNTVV
- the mhpA gene encoding bifunctional 3-(3-hydroxy-phenyl)propionate/3-hydroxycinnamic acid hydroxylase MhpA, whose product is MEHVPVVVVGCGPTGASAAIMLGRRGIGTLVLERWPEVYPLPRAVHFDDEVFRVFASMGLQEQVRAISRPAPGMRLTDWRQNVLADFRRDTTGRVHGYPEANMFDQPDLEGVLREALTGYECVRFEGGVEVVEITQVHGDAGPVRVRYRDTATGTVHEVSADAVLGCDGANSTTRSAVGAQMEDLGFEQRWLVVDVESPEPLDLYDGVQQVCDNHRAATFMQVTPTRYRWEFQLRPDELPGDGDDAMVLELTRPWLADADPDRLTFLRRTTYTFRGVVADRWRNGRLFLLGDAAHQTPPFIGQGMCAGIRDAANLVWKLALVLTGRAEDRILDTYEAERRPYARHAVRLAISVGTLMTGGPAPATRARNAAIRTISRFLGAEDKLVAKQWPTFGPGPLVHDAGRRGKRTGDVFGQPHIGGTRLDDLTGEGWAIVHRGPDRTAAFDPETRAFFEELGAGVVRVSDTDTAALALLDHLRADAVLLRPDRIVAAAADTPDLRVWRRRLVAAGIALTR
- a CDS encoding NmrA/HSCARG family protein encodes the protein MIDHAKKTIVVLGATGQQGGSVAAALRTDHWTVRALVRDPSSRRARSLADAGVETVPGDLADADTLRAAFVGAHGVFSVQPNSGQAGAVVTDDDEVRFGTTVGDIAEESGIAHLIYSSTAAAGPTSTGVAHLDTKSRVEAHLQTLGVATTVVRPATFMELLLGPGTGLDRGGLSFLTSPDRTHQFIAVRDIGRIVAGAFGAPGHYAGRTLDIAGDALTGRELAAKLTRAAGRPIGYTRLPASLRQQDEVLGRLAVLAEDGRLAGAADLDTLRAAFPDLLTFDRWLAGPGSRRLEEALRTSETAH
- a CDS encoding polysaccharide deacetylase family protein; translation: MSKRMIDAFAAHGVPGVYAFNGTMPTEARPADLDILDDWCAAGHHVGNHTHQHISLNWLDTDTYIKDIDASERILRRWIDAAPTRYFRYAFAMEGDTVDKTREVQAHLTRTGFLSSPVTLWFWDAQFMAAHNRAVSLGDHEAVRWLEDKLVDTAVDQVRNQAAATAAALGRSPAHILLVHGTAVAGATLDRILGRLASHGVLFVTSEEAMADPANVIGPQLTTRRFRNFSQKWAELSGTTVADAPPAVLDDLDNTAYIEGMSFNELLGRAMTDWGTRIPFTPVASDFH
- a CDS encoding TetR/AcrR family transcriptional regulator is translated as MGGVVEPANRQGRRKARTRAALVGAARQLLSTRHPAEISIQEITDLADVGFGSLYGHFQSKTELFEVAVAEVLDEHGALLEVALADIEDPAEVFAAGVRLTGRLPRSYPQIAEITMRTGLDYLHSPSGIGPRALRDLERAHAAGRLRLEDPELALHCTAGSLIAALHLVSRDPQQADRIADELAVTMLRMFGMDDGEAREVVGRPLPTVPQDLPA
- a CDS encoding PucR family transcriptional regulator, with the translated sequence MDLHPAGRHTSAMADPETRSAPEALEPFVRWLDLHGAVRFAGLADQLCSEIPALGTDTESVTAMRASVLSHLGVMRQSLLGVDGHPALPREARDFARRMATRNTPLSAVLRSYELGHAAVWNAFTDYLRGQEEWPISRRATVLEDGSVRLFAYMQAMTGQTIEVYNAIRDEIEKSAHFGRSEIVREVLAGSGGTAELEQLLGYRVDDLHIGYVARSSEPARSAEVAEAVRREMQPLARQHLAVSQDPETVHGWFTPIDDTAFAVLGGREPSGPLRIAFGSPRRGHTGFIVTHQEALLVAGSGLLSRRSCVLRFPDVAVTLLASRDSALMTRFVDDHLGPLIRHDDAERLIDTLRLYLDSLGSPRHCGRVLGVHPNTVIQRVQRAEVILGRPVSPSDLSLRVALHLIEMTTAEQLLG
- a CDS encoding MerR family transcriptional regulator yields the protein MRIGEVAARAGVSVRALRYYEQQGLLHSTRNPARQRVYPAGAVERVRLIQRLYSSGLPSRTIRDVLPFADSGEVAPELVDLLEAERDRLDQRMRELQEARERLHVCISEALREDFPPS
- a CDS encoding AMP-binding protein — protein: MSDEPRIWTGEESRTHGEVQGRAARLATGLRAAGVGAGDRIALLMRNETAFLEVTLAAGRIGAVPVPLNWHWTGDDLAHALENSRSRLAVVHGDLLPVVAAQAPDLSIIEAVEPDAVRAAYRLPTRPPTRRVPTLEDLIGANEPWTEQAPPAPMAVIYTSGTTGSAKGVLRDPIPPRDRPTALANVASLFHLREGATTLVPAPLYHSAPNAHAVFSLAMGMDVHVMPRFDAEGFLRLVEQHRVTTVQMVPTMFVRLLQLPEPVRRSYDLSSLTAIVHAAAPCPPQVKAAMIDWLGPIVHEYYGGAEIGAFTACDSTEALTRPGTVGRPVLDADVRILDEHGTELPTGEDGIVYGRPFSGWPDFTYIDDDAKRRGMEQEGYLTLGDIGHLDVDGYLYLADRQNDMVISGGVNIYPAEIEACLHDLDGVADVAVFGIPDSDMGEAIAAHVQPLPGATLAAEDIRDHVSSRLARYKVPREVVLVEELPREDTGKIFKRLLKEKYLSPDRPLTDRSST
- a CDS encoding VOC family protein — encoded protein: MTAQAESDRPDAHGDVHDGLHSEQGAIRGDRPHRATNPVIKVEDIAWLEFEKPDLDAAERFAHDFGFVTAARTADTLHLRGALAGTQCVVIRRGRGSRFVGPTFRAADVADVHRLAKATNGAAYELREPGGGVGVDLVDPSGVPLRVVAGVAELPALPLQRPLTVNAGGAVERANATQRPPREPARIERLGHVVLESARFTQALDWYQQHLGLIVSDFLYFPGQRDRGPTMAFIRCDRGATPTDHHTLAMTLGPGRTYIHSAYQVADLDALAAGGEYLTEHRYKRSWGIGRHIEGSQIFDYWRDPDGFLVEHFTDGDMFDNTLEPGWTPMTASGLAQWGPAVTRDFLEVNPSMIKQIVSALTAGDNEFTARRLLGMISMSRS
- a CDS encoding enoyl-CoA hydratase; translated protein: MSAQLVLVDHPEPDIARVTLNRPERRNAQNPALLYELDAALSAAATDRQVKVIVLAANGPDFSAGHDLTEADVPIPGPPVATMEGAFDADGVEGRHAFECEAYLGLCRRWRDLPKPTIAAAQGRSIAGGLMLLWPMDLIVAAESATFSDPVAAFGLNGMEYFTHAWEVGARKAKEMLFTGQPITASDAHRLGMVNHVVSDDRLTEFTLDLARRIAVMPAYALRLAKAGVNGSLAAQGQDVATDSAFALHIAGHANALARHGDIIDPAGIERIRALSRRR